In Babesia microti strain RI chromosome IV, complete genome, the sequence TACCCTCTTTCgatgaatttgacactaatgataaaattcaaattataatttgcaGTCGGACCCATACACAGTTAAATCAGTTTATCAAAGAGGTTAAGAAGTTAGATCCTCAACTTTACTGTGATGTTCGTTTCGCTATTGCATCTAGTAGACAATATTTATGCGTGAACAAACATATACTTTCCACATCTAAAGGCTCTGTTGAGTTATTGAATGATGAATGTAGAAGAtcaaaatgtcaatttaAATCGAACATCACTCCTATAATTGAGTCAACAATATCATATCCGTTAGATCAATCTGAACTTCGATTAATTGGGTCAGAAAATTGTCTCAGTTCCTGCCCTTATTATGCCTCAAAGCACACGATTAAATATGCAGATGTGATACTTGCCCcttacaattttattataaataaaagcCTAAGAGAATCCTCTggtttaaaaattgatcataatatattaatatttgacGAAGCACACAATTTGGGTGATGCAATAACGAATTCTACATCTGTAAGTTTCACCACATACGATTCACTTATCCTTTTAGAACAGATTCGGATGTACaccaataaatataattcaattttgcCCCAggatacaaaatttaatctTGGTACCATTACGAAATTGTTGGaatcatttacaaatataaaaatttgtgtTGATGAAAAGGTTATTGACATATCACAGTTCCTGGTTGAATGTGGCATAGCAACATTGTCTATTCATtcaattattgattttttaaccAATTCCGAAATTTGCCTCAAGATTCGCAGTTATGCTGAGGGGTTATACTCAAAACTAgaatacaattataataagGAGACTAgcataatttatatgtttagGGAATTCCTCAACTGTATATTACTATGTACAAAAGATGATAAGATTATAATATCACATCAAAATGAAACACCTTACTATGAAGGATTggtttcaaaatttataaatgatacttatttaaaaattgaaatatataGTCTTAGCATTTTTGATTCATTCTCAGAAATTATAACTTCAGCTAGGAGTGTTATGCTGGTAAGTGGAACTTTGACACCCATTCATGAGTATCTAATGATGATTCCTAGTACAAAGGATAAGGTTAGAATTTTTAGGAATCCAGGCATATTTactattgataaaatttattgcaatattatatcaacCACTCCctcaaataataatgttttAAACTTTACACATGAGAAACGAACTGATCGTAATACTATGGAGGGACTGTGTCAAATAATTAGCAACTTATCATTGGTGGTTCCTGAAGGTTTACTTGTATTCTTCACTAGTTTCAATTATATGCACTCTTTTTTAACGTTTGGATTAGGTAATAGGTACAAAATGAATCAATTCGATGGTCCTCTATCTTCtttaaaaaaaaatatattcattgaAGGAACTACCCCCAATTTGATGGAACAATATACTAAATCGGCTATTAATGGTGCAGttttatttgcaatatttggGGCTAAATTCAGCGAGGGAATCGATTTTTCTGACCACTTAGCCAGGGCTATAATCCTTATTGGACTTCCTTACCCTCCTGAATCCAgtaaattgaaattgaaagAGCAATATTACCGCATTAAATCGCAATCAACTATTGGTAGTAGAACAACACAAATTGACTTGTCGTCGCAGTTGAATATACTGAATATTAACGATATAAAAGCATCACTAATGACTGAAACAGTTAATCTGCGTAAGATAATATGCTTTAAAACTATTAATCAGGCAATAGGTCGTGCCATTCGCCATATAAACGATTATGCTGCCATAATATTGATCGATAACCGCTATTTACAGCAATCAAATATCAGTTTTTTATCTCaaaatgtatacaaatCATTACACTATCGTCGCATGGCACcttatacaaaaaatattaaccTTGATAATGTAAAAAAGATTGTCAATTACAAATTACTAACTGAAGAATTCACACAACTATTAGCAGAGTTACAGGAGTTCTATCAGATATTgaaatgtaaaattaattcttGATAAGAGCGGCGGTTAGTTTGGCTCCCAGTGACATTTTGTCACAATTACCAACTGGCGATTTAACAGTTGGGACTTTAACACTGGTAATTGAGGCAGAAGTGCTAGTACCTGTACCATAAAGGGAATTTAGTTCCGTTTctacataattaatcataTCCTCCGCGACATGTGAGGTTTCTTTATTTTCATCCGACTGCGATTTGGTAGTGTCAATTGGtacaattgaattaataGCAATATCCTTTTTATTCATATAAGAATCGTCCAATTTTCCGATCAATCTCCTTCTCTTTTCCTTCAGTGAAAACTGAACTTTATATCCCTTGGAATTTGTTATGGGCTCTGGGTAAGAGGTGGGATTTGATGAAGTAGTTTTTAGGATCTCTAATTGTTCTTTAGTCAAATTAGATTCTTTCCATTTGTTGATCTGCTCAGCCAATCTTGTCTGTCGAATCCTTCTACCTTGCAAATCTCTACAAGAATCAATGTTAAATGAAGTTTTTTTCCTTCCCTTGGCTCCACGTAATGTGGCACCAAAACCTCCTTTGCCACCAAGCAATTTATAAAGGACAGTTACAGTAATAAATTCACACCattgcaaataaaaataagtttgattgttaattatttcacATCCATCAATGATTAACCTAAAATCTGTATCAATTTTTGTCGCagattttacaatttcaaataGCACGTTTGTAGGTATACTTTTGTaagtattattaattgaagATAAAAGGCTCAAGCATTCTAATTTGACATTTGAATCAgctattatattatagttTAGACTTTTGCAAATGGATGGACGATTTGGTAggttaattataatgtttaAAGTCATGTATACTAAATCCCCCACCTGTGATgtacataatatatactaacctcattttgtatatttactaaatttttaaacacAATTTAGTTACAAGTTAAAAGGGCAcgtttcaaaaattgtgtgCCCTGTGATTGGGCTTAATGTGTCAATATTGCACCTCAAaaaaaaacatatataatataatgtaaattttatgttttCCTCTGtcacattaatatattacaaattattacaaatattcataaataatattattttattgattataagTTTCtgataattgtttataacTTAATGAGTAAATCCAGTGAAATGTACGGGTTGTCTAACGACAATACCTATTTTGACAACGACATTACTCAATCTtttaattgcaataaaataaaCAGTTTACGTAATACCATAATGAATGATTTTAACATCAAATTACAGGAAACTAATtctaatgataatttgacaaCTGGCCGAAGTGTTGTCAATGATACGATGACCTTTAGGACCTTGAAATCAAAGTATCTACTGAGACATATTAACAAATGTGCTGTCATTTCCTACGAATTCTTCAAGGTTAATGATACATGTTCAATCTACATTCCTTCCGCTTGGGATAAGgtcaacaaaattaaattgtcACTACCAGACCTGTACCGAATACTGAAGAGATTGTTATTCTACTTCGAGATCAAGCATGAATCTAAgtaataactaattaatttaggaaaAATTTTTCTAAGGATGAATTTATAGACATAGCTAACCAATATTATGACTGCATGTTTACTATTGATAATGGGTATTTTTCAACACTGATACTGCCAAATAATCCACTAATAGAATATTTTCATAGGAATAATGAATTTTCATCacatgataatattaaaatgccTAAAAATAAAGGTATGTAAGTTAGTGATATAGAAAATTCATCGCAACTGTATGAGAAATGCAACATTCCATATGTATCTGAATTTGTCAATAGAGGTAAATTGAATGCCATGCAGACAAAATTCAAGCCTTTATAGTACACAAAATTAAggataattttacaaaaataactGATAACACCGATAACAAACATAAagaatttgacattttgaatataaagaGGAATAATGCTGACAAATATGATGTGGACAAATGGtcattgaaaaataatagGAATAgtaatgtaaataattcttATGTAACAGACAAACAGTCGACGTTAAAGCGAATATTTTCATCCGTTAAACCAAAAGGTTCAGCTAGGTCCAATATCGACTCTGCCAATgataaatgttattaatatattttgtaaacTAACAATTTAACTTTACAATAATTGTTGTCATTAAATACTCATATTATGCTAATCACTagttatttattagttttaGTATACCAATAGTAAGTTTATGGGTATATTGTTATGGTGAAGCTTAATATAGTGCATATTATTAGAGGTGTGCCTTGCATTAGTATCATATTTGCATGAATAAATGGAAAAATAACCGCATTAATGGACCCATACATGCTTTCCACATACAATTACAAGTACAATCAGTATCTTCACA encodes:
- a CDS encoding hypothetical protein (overlaps_old_locusTagID:BBM_III05725;~overlaps_old_locusTagID:BBM_III05730) is translated as MTLNIIINLPNRPSICKSLNYNIIADSNVKLECLSLLSSINNTYKSIPTNVLFEIVKSATKIDTDFRLIIDGCEIINNQTYFYLQWCEFITVTVLYKLLGGKGGFGATLRGAKGRKKTSFNIDSCRDLQGRRIRQTRLAEQINKWKESNLTKEQLEILKTTSSNPTSYPEPITNSKGYKVQFSLKEKRRRLIGKLDDSYMNKKDIAINSIVPIDTTKSQSDENKETSHVAEDMINYVETELNSLYGTGTSTSASITSVKVPTVKSPVGNCDKMSLGAKLTAALIKN
- a CDS encoding hypothetical protein (overlaps_old_locusTagID:BBM_III05730;~overlaps_old_locusTagID:BBM_III05735) — its product is MSKSSEMYGLSNDNTYFDNDITQSFNCNKINSLRNTIMNDFNIKLQETNSNDNLTTGRSVVNDTMTFRTLKSKYLLRHINKCAVISYEFFKVNDTCSIYIPSAWDKVNKIKLSLPDLYRILKRLLFYFEIKHESKKNFSKDEFIDIANQYYDCMFTIDNGYFSTLILPNNPLIEYFHRNNEFSSHDNIKMPKNKENSSQLYEKCNIPYVSEFVNRDKIQAFIVHKIKDNFTKITDNTDNKHKEFDILNIKRNNADKYDVDKWSLKNNRNSNVNNSYVTDKQSTLKRIFSSVKPKGSARSNIDSANDKCY
- a CDS encoding chromosome transmission fidelity protein 1 (overlaps_old_locusTagID:BBM_III05725;~overlaps_old_locusTagID:BBM_III05730), yielding MFKLPFAPYPGQLEFIKNAYDVFENCEVGLFESPTGSGKTICLLSSSLSWLKNNRLFDHTLDSACNSDKTNLPSWVKHKIAKLNVECHKRKLDDRYNRISNIRLKVNNYFEYDDNHNLQIKLKMADKNFDSSYTKKMAVELTSNVSHIIPSFDEFDTNDKIQIIICSRTHTQLNQFIKEVKKLDPQLYCDVRFAIASSRQYLCVNKHILSTSKGSVELLNDECRRSKCQFKSNITPIIESTISYPLDQSELRLIGSENCLSSCPYYASKHTIKYADVILAPYNFIINKSLRESSGLKIDHNILIFDEAHNLGDAITNSTSVSFTTYDSLILLEQIRMYTNKYNSILPQDTKFNLGTITKLLESFTNIKICVDEKVIDISQFLVECGIATLSIHSIIDFLTNSEICLKIRSYAEGLYSKLEYNYNKETSIIYMFREFLNCILLCTKDDKIIISHQNETPYYEGLVSKFINDTYLKIEIYSLSIFDSFSEIITSARSVMLVSGTLTPIHEYLMMIPSTKDKVRIFRNPGIFTIDKIYCNIISTTPSNNNVLNFTHEKRTDRNTMEGLCQIISNLSLVVPEGLLVFFTSFNYMHSFLTFGLGNRYKMNQFDGPLSSLKKNIFIEGTTPNLMEQYTKSAINGAVLFAIFGAKFSEGIDFSDHLARAIILIGLPYPPESSKLKLKEQYYRIKSQSTIGSRTTQIDLSSQLNILNINDIKASLMTETVNLRKIICFKTINQAIGRAIRHINDYAAIILIDNRYLQQSNISFLSQNVYKSLHYRRMAPYTKNINLDNVKKIVNYKLLTEEFTQLLAELQEFYQILKCKINS